The following nucleotide sequence is from Haloarcula pelagica.
GGCTCTGCAGCGACTGCGAGTGCCGTCTCGGCATCGGCTTGGATACGTGCCGCCGGGAGTAAGGTCGTCGTGACGAGTGCCACCAGCATATAGAGCGCCGTTACGAAGGGTATCGAGACGAAAATCGCGGTCCGAACCGTCTCTCGCGGGTTCCGAATACTCTCCTGGTCGAACAGCAGCAGTTCCCACCCTTCGAAGGCGACGAAAGCTATCGCCCCGGCGACGGCCGGACCGACACCGAACTGGTCGAGGCCGAGTGTCAACTGGCCACGCGTGACGCCGTAGTAGAGCCCGCCGCCGCAGAAGCCGAGCAGAATCAACACTTTGAGACCGACCAGCGTATCTTCGGTGCGGCCCGAGGCATGTGCCCCGAGCACGTTGATACCGATGAAGACCACGACGACAGCGGCCGAAACGAGTGGGCGAAGCGGGATGGGGCCGACCGTACTGCTGCCAACGAGACCGACGAAGTAACTCCCGAACGCGTAGGCGTAGAGCCCCATCGTACCGACGTAGCCGATGACGAACGTCCACCCCATCATCCCGGCAAGGGTCGTGTTTCCGGTGACTGTCTCGATGAGCGCGACGGGGCTCGTCGGTTCCGGGACGACCGCGTTCAGTCTGACGAAGGAGTACCCGGCAGCGAGAGCGACAACCCCCGACACGAGGAAGGCAAACCATGCGGCGGTGCCAGCCTGTGCGGCGACTACGCCCAACACGGCGAAGATGCCGCCACCGACCATCCCGCCGACGGCCATCGCGACGGATTCACTGAGGCCGATTCGGTCGCCCATATCCACAATTTATATTCTACTGACAAATGTGTTCCTGCGGTGCGGTCGTCGAAAGCCCCGACACCCGTCGCTAGCCTACAGAAAACAATGCATTGTCCTGACCAAGCCACTGTATGAGCAGCGAGACAGCGCCGCTCGACGTACGGGCATTTGGCATCGCGTGTGGCCTTCTCTGGGCAGGCGGCGTGGTCGCGCTTGGCCTCACTGCCCGCGTCGGCTGGGGGCAACGGTGGGAACAGTTGTTGGCCGATGTCTACCGAGGATACGACGAGACAGCAACCGGGCTCGTCGTCGGCGCGAGCTGGGCTTTCCTTGATGGCCTCAGCGGTGGGCTGGCGTTCGCGTGGCTCTACAACAAGCTGGCTACGACACCCCGGTAAGCCCAGCAAACAGGTCTGTCGGTCCGTCGAGTTGCCAGTATGTAGACACTATATTTGTTCGTTCGTTCCGAATCACACCAGTATGCAGGAGCAGTCCCGACGAGCAGACGGACCCAAGCCAGTGTCCGCCATAGCACACACGCCTGCACAGCCAGC
It contains:
- a CDS encoding APC family permease, which gives rise to MGDRIGLSESVAMAVGGMVGGGIFAVLGVVAAQAGTAAWFAFLVSGVVALAAGYSFVRLNAVVPEPTSPVALIETVTGNTTLAGMMGWTFVIGYVGTMGLYAYAFGSYFVGLVGSSTVGPIPLRPLVSAAVVVVFIGINVLGAHASGRTEDTLVGLKVLILLGFCGGGLYYGVTRGQLTLGLDQFGVGPAVAGAIAFVAFEGWELLLFDQESIRNPRETVRTAIFVSIPFVTALYMLVALVTTTLLPAARIQADAETALAVAAEPVFGTVGFLLIGIAALFSTASALNATLFSTARLVRQLATEEMLPSRLTTSGGEPVRSLALLGGLTVLLSAFGSLDAISSFASLAFVTIFGLGSYLAFQHRSDSRWSAVGPALGTVGAIATICALCWYLLTQEFGTFVVVLALVVSVVLLELVYFERQPLERTLLE
- a CDS encoding bacteriophage holin — its product is MSSETAPLDVRAFGIACGLLWAGGVVALGLTARVGWGQRWEQLLADVYRGYDETATGLVVGASWAFLDGLSGGLAFAWLYNKLATTPR